The Juglans microcarpa x Juglans regia isolate MS1-56 chromosome 8D, Jm3101_v1.0, whole genome shotgun sequence genomic sequence aaaaggtAAGCTTACACTTAATTGATGTCAATCTAGTTTCTTCATATCCTGAATGGCTCATTTCCGGAGCTAGATCGGTCCAACTTAGCCTTCTTTGTTTGGGATTTCTTGGTCGCAGTTTCTTGGAAAGGATTTGGTCCGCCAAAACTAAGCTTAGACTGCCTAACCTTTTTTCTCCTTCCCCTGTCATATTCTTCATCCctgaagaaatggaaaaatgaaTAACCCAGATTAATCATATACGAAATGGATCAGTTTGAATTAGCAATCAGTCAGGTTAAGGCCAATGGTAGCAGATGGCAGCCTGTCCCAGTTTAATTCGGAATCAAATGGTGTAAACATCCACATGAAGCCATCCTGCCAAACCCAATCTAAGATAACTATAATTTCAATAGAcctaaaatatgagaaattctGACTAAATGTGATTGCAAGTAATGCGAGCATTATCTCTCCCCATCTTCGACATAGCTCACTGCCTAGGTTTTGGCATTAACTTCACCTCTGCCACGACCTCGCCTGCCACTGCATTCACAAACCCATTCTGCGTGACATCATCTCCCACCCATCTGAACTCAAAATCCATCAGCCAGCAAAAAGATTCAAACACAAATGCACAGCTTTTGATCCTCTAAGCAGTAAAGGTCATGTATAGTCCCCTCAACCTTTTTTTTCAGAACCTAAATTGCGTTACATGGTTTTAGCCTAGGCCACACCGGGGTGGGATCCTAGATGCCAAATCAGGCAAGGATTTTGACACTATGCTTATCAAGGCATCATCACTATAGCATTTATGTGCCAACTCCACATCCTCGAGCAGTCAAGTTCGTGAATAGGTACAACTTTATCGTACTTTGTGATCAGTGATTTCATTTGGCACTCGTTTTTATATAGCatcatattttttgataagtaaacagttaaattatattaatacgaataggcatagccaagaACACAGGATATAGCATCATATTAAGAGAGAAGTAACAAGATGTGCAACATTCCAACTTACCATTCATCTGGCATGTATCCAATGCCGATACTTTCAATACCATTTGATGCCACAATTTGAGATGGAGGTAACTCTATACCATCCCAACAAGCAACTGCAATCAACCAATTAAGACCAAAGAACAATAATCAGCATGCTATATCACCAAGAAGGCAATTTCTAATTCTAATTGAAAACAAGGATCTTTGTTGATATAAATAATTCCATTGGCCGATATTAGTGCAGCATCAACGTTGCTGCAACTAACGGGAGTTGAGACTGATGCACAACGTTTATCAATGGGAagttatatgaagaaaaatgacGGCAAAACAACGATGGACTCAGGGAAATATTCGAACATGGAGATCCTCCTTGGTGAATGGGCCTTCACTTGAACATAATATCCCTGCctctattttgaaaatgaacCAATACCAATTCAGGGTAAGTCCTATAAACCTAACGGCATGCATTGCCACTTATCATGGCctcaaattattcaaaaaataatgtaaactAGGTCTAGATCCACCATCTAATACATTCTCATTTGGACATCAAATAGGACCAAGCTAGACTAGGAAAGCCAATTTCACAAACCAACCACTAAAGGATTGTTTCTCAACAGAATTATAAACAGTGATGAGTGCTTGAAAGACTACAGCTTGGAATACTAGTGTTCTTagatctttgtttttcttttctttcattaacCTGTATGGGGCAAATATAAGTTTTTACAAAAACctttgttttggaatttctgCAACCCCCAGGTTTTTCCCCAAATGTATAAGGTATTACTCTGCCAGAAGTgagggttatcaataaaattgggagtACTGTCCCTCTtctctgggaaaaaaaaaaatgaaagaaaaaaagatgggtGATCAAAAGACAACAATAGAAAAATCAATTACCAACTGTCTCCTCCAGACCTCGGGTAAGCATGCTCATCAAACCATTCTGCACTACTTTTCTTTTCCCATCTTTTGGACCATCCGATCTTCCTGATTCCCGCTTATCTAAAAAGGAGCTCTTTCCTAATTGTTTATCAGTTGCCAGTACAGTTCCACACTGATCAATTTTATGTCTAAACTCACCATCTATAACATTTTCCATAAAGCAATCGCCACTAGAGGTCATTAAATCCAATGTAGCAGCATTATTAGCTCCTCTTTCTGAACCAGACTTAGTCCCTTTTCTCAGACGTTGAGCTAAGAAGGTAATTGTCCTGGTACTCTCAGATGTAGATGGCCCCAGATCTGTTGAGGTAGAATCTGTGTCCAATAAGTTTGCCCTGCTAAGATTCCTCACATGTTTGTTTctcttgtgttttttctttttccacaaACTTAAAGATGCACGGAAGAGGAAGTGTGAGTTAAGCTGCACACTCACCGCCTGGTACTTCAGgagcttctttttcaattttctgtcaTGCTTGCAGTTATGAGCTTCTGTCTGTAATCCATTTGCCTTGATTGATGAGCTGGATAATTTTACTGACTCATTACGTGGTATTTCCTTAACCCTATCACCAGCATCCTCAACCCGCAAATTACAAACAGCGCCTTCATTGGGTGTATTCCCAACCtggaacaaaaaagaaaaataaagacaagacTTGTTTATCACCAGACTTCAATGCTAAATAATGCCtgaccattttcaaaatgatttttgacTTACAAGGTCAATTGCATTCATTATCTTATCATTAAGATTTCCTGATGGAGCTAGGTGCAAAAAACGATTGATATGACAAATATGAGTAACAGATGAGCATGAAACAAGGTGAAAATTCCAACCACAAGAAACAAGGTGTAAAGAAGTATCCACTAACCTTCTGACAGGTCTCATCTGTAACAAGTTTAGCAGTAGAAGAGCTTTGGGGATCACTGAAGTTAGGTGATGTTGAAACTGAGGCTCTACTTGAACTTCCACTTGCTTTGTGATCATTAATAATGCCTTCAGCTGTCTTTCCAATGTCAGAAGCACCATTACCAGATGGAGCTGATATTGACAAGAATTCTCTAGAATTTAGGTCAGTAGCAGGAAGCACTTCCAGTGGAGTGTTTAATAACGGTGCCTCTAAGAGAGGTTCTGATACAGAACCCTTTCCCAGCACTGAGCATTCTGTTATTATCAGGCAATCGTTTTTTTGTACTGATGCTTCCTTGACAAGGGGTGTCCTTGGTGGACAAATGTTTGATGCATCTTTTCGAGTAACCACAGTAGCAGAGGTTGCACCAATCAACTGATTCTCAACTGGACCAGTTTTAACTGTCTCCTTTAAGTCTTGGTTGAAAGTGGAAGATGTTCTTATTCCATTAGCATTTCC encodes the following:
- the LOC121243689 gene encoding ubiquitin carboxyl-terminal hydrolase 23-like, with amino-acid sequence MAGSFIASLGSETQSESPSTSTNGPLSLFHRRIGFHPARKPFKSFGNGGGVSDQRRSGSSAGQWGLAGKKDGYELLDNGSDPELSFGITVRRIGAGLKNLGNTCFLNSVLQCLTYTEPLAAYLQSSKHQNSCHIAGFCVLCAIQKHVSCALQSTGRILAPNDFVRNLQCISRNFRKARQEDAHEYMVNLLESMHKCCLPSGVPSESPTACENSLVYKIFGGRLRSQVKCLQCSYCSNTFDPFLDLSLEIVKADSLNKALANFTAAEQLDGGERQYQCQHCKQKVRALKQLTVHEAPYVLTVHLKRFHSHDPGQKIKKKVHFGSTLDLKPFVSGSYDGDLKYTLYGVLVHDGWNTHYGHYSCYVRTSNGLWYHLNDNQVAPASEKRVLEQQAYMLFYVRDRRKSPTDVVQKENLRGNANGIRTSSTFNQDLKETVKTGPVENQLIGATSATVVTRKDASNICPPRTPLVKEASVQKNDCLIITECSVLGKGSVSEPLLEAPLLNTPLEVLPATDLNSREFLSISAPSGNGASDIGKTAEGIINDHKASGSSSRASVSTSPNFSDPQSSSTAKLVTDETCQKVGNTPNEGAVCNLRVEDAGDRVKEIPRNESVKLSSSSIKANGLQTEAHNCKHDRKLKKKLLKYQAVSVQLNSHFLFRASLSLWKKKKHKRNKHVRNLSRANLLDTDSTSTDLGPSTSESTRTITFLAQRLRKGTKSGSERGANNAATLDLMTSSGDCFMENVIDGEFRHKIDQCGTVLATDKQLGKSSFLDKRESGRSDGPKDGKRKVVQNGLMSMLTRGLEETVVACWDGIELPPSQIVASNGIESIGIGYMPDEWDEEYDRGRRKKVRQSKLSFGGPNPFQETATKKSQTKKAKLDRSSSGNEPFRI